In Helianthus annuus cultivar XRQ/B chromosome 9, HanXRQr2.0-SUNRISE, whole genome shotgun sequence, the following are encoded in one genomic region:
- the LOC110874767 gene encoding SUMO-conjugating enzyme SCE1, producing the protein MAGGVAVSRLTEERKAWRKNHPYGFVAKPESVGDGSVNMMVWQCIIPGKVGTDWEGGYYPLTLKFSEDYPSKPPVCKFPQGFFHPNVYSSGMVCLSILNESSGWRPAITVKQILVGIQDLLDTPNPASPAQNEAYSFFVKDLAEYKRRVRQQGKRYPPSD; encoded by the exons ATGGCCGGCGGAGTTGCTGTTAGTCGTCTCACCGAGGAACGAAAAGCTTGGCGAAAAAATCATCCTTAT GGTTTTGTGGCGAAGCCTGAATCTGTTGGTGATGGGTCCGTCAACATGATGGTCTGGCAATGCATAATCCCGGGGAAGGTTGGG ACTGATTGGGAAGGTGGATATTACCCTCTTACCCTCAAATTTAGTGAAGATTATCCAAGCAAACCACCAGTCTGTAAATTCCCTCAAGGGTTCTTCCATCCTAATGTTTATTCATCTGGAATGGTTTGTCTATCTATCCTCAATGAAAGCAGT GGATGGAGACCCGCAATTACAGTCAAACAAATTCTCGTCGGGATCCAAGACTTGTTGGACACCCCTAATCCCGCCTCTCCGGCCCAAAACGAAGCATATAGTTTCTTTGTCAAG GATTTGGCCGAGTACAAGAGAAGAGTCCGACAGCAGGGCAAGCGTTATCCGCCATCGGACTAG
- the LOC110879036 gene encoding basic leucine zipper 43 produces the protein MQASEITDFHYLAPAIQNLNTAHLTMNLGNSPNIPFDVNALANPFYQLHMNPLVQDISLPSIYSTSDEADEQQQSLINERKRRRMISNRESARRSRMRKQKHLDELWSQVVWLRHENQQLIEKMNKFTETHEQVVQENTRLKGEVSGLREMVTDMQLNGNYPAISDLDDINCNDAYFKTESSNQSGSSSSDFI, from the coding sequence ATGCAAGCAAGTGAGATCACAGACTTCCACTACTTGGCTCCTGCAATCCAAAATCTTAACACAGCACATTTAACCATGAATCTAGGCAATTCACCAAACATCCCATTCGATGTTAACGCGCTTGCGAACCCATTTTACCAGCTTCATATGAATCCACTAGTTCAAGATATAAGCCTACCATCGATATACTCAACTTCTGATGAAGCAGATGAGCAGCAACAAAGTCTCATCAACGAGAGAAAGCGGAGGAGGATGATATCTAACAGAGAGTCAGCGCGCAGATCGCGTATGCGCAAGCAGAAACATCTGGACGAGCTTTGGTCACAGGTTGTTTGGCTGCGCCATGAAAACCAACAACTTATCGAGAAAATGAACAAGTTCACCGAGACACATGAACAGGTGGTGCAAGAGAATACTCGACTTAAGGGAGAAGTTTCAGGACTGCGCGAAATGGTCACTGATATGCAGCTTAACGGAAACTACCCCGCGATAAGTGATCTGGATGATATTAACTGTAACGATGCTTACTTCAAGACCGAATCTTCGAACCAGTCGGGCTCAAGCTCCTCGGACTTTATTTAA
- the LOC110876525 gene encoding uncharacterized protein LOC110876525, which yields MANAWTEVDDIALCEAWEEAVTNPPPRGQGGLWVRVQQIFGQLRGPDHNRSVDALSSRFRVVRLECERFDRYFKRVEREMPDLDEDDQKAVALINYRHDEGQDFKHVSEWEVVADSFINYDNAYHVSMSPMVNEDFNEDPEIIKLRRSERFVKPAAAVLSPYVAYKRLKDIKAKRLRNEDRQIEFIKHWYPNCGSKHLSLIVGNSVGPNFWESLLGMDGRGWLSDDHIFGWMIHMYHSRNESDRWSILTPYFQNYFRYTAVDHTCKGYFTGQVDPFPSIHTVDEVYVPLYIEGAHWFLGVFNLLNYTLTIYDSLLNAFEKERTDVVCHINFVFDHWLRIHGYNAHRPLPLTYPFRVIYATDAPQQSGVLGDCGVWVCIFLDRLINKKPLNDDKDTQKTAERMRRQLALLFYDSVLPDTTTDNNLGDDDPVLEM from the exons ATGGCAAATGCATGGACTGAAGTTGACGACATCGCCTTGTGCGAAGCCTGGGAGGAGGCAGTGACCAATCCTCCACCACGGGGACAGGGGGGCCTTTGGGTTCGTGTTCAACAGATTTTTGGCCAGCTTCGTGGTCCGGACCATAACCGAAGCGTGGACGCCTTATCTTCCAGGTTTCGTGTGGTCCGGTTGGAATGCGAGAGGTTTGACCGGTATTTCAAGAGGGTGGAGAGAGAAATGCCGGACCTTGATGAGGATGATCAGAAGGCGGTGGCGCTGATCAACTATCGTCATGACGAGGGACAGGATTTCAAGCATGTTTCGGAGTGGGAG GTTGTTGCCGATTCATTTATCAATTACGATAATGCCTACCACGTCTCTATGAGCCCGATGGTGAATGAAGATTTT AATGAGGATCCTGAAATAATCAAACTGAGACGATCCGAAAGGTTTGTAAAGCCCGCAGCAGCTGTGCTATCCCCGTATGTGGCTTACAAAAGATTGAAAGATATAAAAGCCAAAAGGTTAAGAAACGAGGATAGACAAATTGAATTCATCAAGCACTGGTATCCAAATTGCGGCAGTAAACATCTTTCCCTAATAGTTGGGAATTCTGTCGGTCCAAATTTTTGGGAGTCGTTGCTGGGCATGGACGGTCGCGGCTGGTTAAGCGATGAT CATATATTTGGGTGGATGATCCACATGTATCATTCAAGAAATGAAAGTGATCGGTGGAGTATTCTAACCCCATATTTTCAAAATTATTTTCGGTACACGGCCGTCGACCATACCTGTAAAGGTTACTTTACTGGGCAGGTTGACCCTTTTCCATCAATACATACTGTTGACGAG GTTTACGTACCGTTGTATATAGAAGGTGCTCACTGGTTTTTAGGCGTTTTCAACCTGCTCAATTACACGCTAACGATATACGACAG CCTTTTAAATGCTTTCGAAAAGGAAAGAACGGATGTGGTGTGTCATATAAATTTTGTGTTTGACCACTGGCTACGAATTCATGGTTACAATGCCCACAGACCATTACCGTTAACTTACCCTTTCCGAGTTATTTATGCAACCGATGCTCCTCAGCAGTCCGGAGTTTTGGGAGACTGTGGGGTTTGGGTTTGCATATTTCTTGATAGGTTGATAAATAAAAAACCGTTGAACGATGATAAAGATACTCAGAAAACAGCGGAACGTATGCGACGTCAACTTGCTTTACTATTTTATGATTCCGTGTTACCAGATACAACAACTGACAACAACCTTGGTGATGATGATCCCGTATTAGAAATGTAA